A portion of the Polaribacter cellanae genome contains these proteins:
- a CDS encoding tRNA threonylcarbamoyladenosine dehydratase, translated as MSWLERTELLVQKEGIEKLQKANILVVGLGGVGSYAAEFIARAGVGKITIVDGDVFDETNINRQLPALQSTIGKAKTKVLSERLKDVNPDLELTVLKEFLSPERAYEIVSKEFDYVLDCIDSITPKINLIVAARRKKVKIISSMGAGGKLDATKIRVKDIAKTKNCTMARVLRKRLKERKVDKGVKAVYSDEVQIAESVKITDGTNFKKSYYGTISYMPAAFGLQAAAHVINFLIKK; from the coding sequence ATGAGTTGGTTAGAAAGAACCGAATTATTGGTGCAAAAAGAAGGCATTGAAAAATTACAAAAAGCCAATATTTTAGTTGTTGGTTTAGGAGGAGTTGGTAGTTACGCAGCAGAATTTATTGCAAGAGCAGGTGTAGGAAAAATAACCATTGTAGATGGCGATGTTTTTGATGAAACAAACATCAATAGGCAATTACCAGCATTACAATCTACAATTGGGAAAGCAAAAACCAAGGTTTTATCAGAAAGATTAAAAGATGTAAACCCAGATTTGGAATTAACGGTTTTAAAAGAATTTTTATCACCAGAAAGAGCTTATGAAATTGTTTCAAAAGAGTTCGATTATGTGTTGGATTGTATAGATTCTATTACGCCAAAAATAAATTTAATTGTGGCTGCTAGGAGAAAGAAAGTCAAAATTATTTCTTCCATGGGAGCAGGAGGAAAGTTAGATGCCACTAAAATTAGAGTAAAAGACATTGCAAAAACAAAGAATTGTACCATGGCAAGAGTTTTAAGGAAGCGTTTAAAAGAACGAAAGGTAGATAAAGGTGTAAAAGCGGTGTATTCAGACGAGGTTCAAATAGCAGAAAGTGTAAAAATAACAGACGGAACGAACTTTAAAAAATCGTACTATGGTACGATTAGTTATATGCCTGCTGCTTTTGGCTTGCAAGCTGCAGCTCATGTAATTAATTTTTTAATAAAAAAGTAA
- a CDS encoding TatD family hydrolase, producing the protein MYFIDIHTHKKSSAENVFSIENKYPTSVDFSLPFSMGMHPWFINKNKIEEELLIVEKQLQHKSCLALGECGLDKVTEADFELQEEVFRKQVRLSEKYNKPVIIHCVKAFQEIIEIKKEIKPRQKWILHGFNKNIQVAKSLLKNGILVSFGAAIIKNEKLQKVVLEIPLDALFLETDDSEVEIQEIYQKVANIKSIEVKELQKIIKENFTNLSSSSITEIKRCFY; encoded by the coding sequence TTGTATTTTATCGACATCCATACTCATAAAAAATCATCAGCTGAAAATGTATTTTCTATCGAAAATAAATATCCAACTTCAGTAGATTTTTCCTTGCCATTTTCAATGGGTATGCATCCTTGGTTTATCAATAAAAATAAAATTGAAGAAGAACTTTTAATTGTTGAAAAGCAACTTCAACATAAAAGCTGTCTTGCTTTAGGCGAATGTGGTTTAGACAAAGTTACAGAAGCAGATTTTGAACTTCAAGAAGAAGTTTTTAGAAAACAAGTGCGGCTTTCAGAAAAATACAACAAACCTGTTATTATTCATTGTGTAAAAGCATTTCAAGAAATTATTGAAATTAAAAAAGAAATAAAACCAAGACAAAAATGGATTTTACACGGTTTCAATAAAAACATACAAGTTGCCAAAAGTTTATTAAAAAATGGAATTCTAGTATCATTTGGAGCAGCAATCATCAAAAATGAAAAATTGCAAAAAGTGGTTTTAGAAATTCCTTTAGATGCATTGTTTTTAGAAACAGACGATTCAGAAGTAGAAATTCAAGAGATTTATCAAAAAGTAGCAAATATAAAAAGTATCGAAGTTAAAGAGCTTCAGAAAATAATAAAAGAAAATTTCACAAATCTGTCTTCCTCGAGCATTACTGAAATAAAAAGATGTTTTTATTGA
- a CDS encoding YceI family protein → MKKIVLSIVVAASVLTACKGKKEKVEVKEAVKVEVNAADLNNVNTQASVISWKGTKPTGSHNGTVALKSGGLVIEDGKPTKGVFVIDMTSIKVLDIPESEEGNGKLTGHLSSPDFFDVAKYPTSKFVITSVEEKEGKLAVTGNLTLRDITKSITIPATISTEGDVTTFTSETFNVDRTDFGVTYKSKKLDAALKDKFIDDIMELQFTVVTK, encoded by the coding sequence ATGAAAAAAATAGTTTTATCAATAGTAGTTGCAGCATCAGTTTTAACTGCATGTAAAGGCAAAAAAGAAAAAGTAGAAGTAAAAGAAGCTGTAAAAGTAGAAGTTAATGCTGCAGATTTAAATAACGTAAATACACAAGCATCTGTAATATCTTGGAAAGGAACAAAACCAACAGGTTCGCACAATGGAACAGTAGCTCTAAAAAGCGGAGGTTTAGTTATAGAAGATGGAAAACCAACAAAAGGTGTTTTTGTTATAGATATGACTTCTATAAAAGTTTTAGATATACCTGAAAGTGAAGAAGGAAATGGCAAGTTAACAGGTCATTTGTCTTCTCCAGATTTCTTTGATGTTGCTAAATACCCAACATCTAAATTTGTAATTACAAGTGTAGAAGAAAAGGAAGGTAAATTAGCAGTAACAGGAAACTTAACTTTAAGAGATATTACAAAAAGTATTACTATCCCTGCAACGATTTCTACAGAAGGAGATGTTACAACTTTTACAAGTGAAACATTTAATGTAGATAGAACAGATTTTGGAGTTACATATAAGTCTAAAAAATTAGATGCAGCCTTAAAAGATAAGTTTATCGACGATATTATGGAACTACAATTTACGGTGGTAACAAAATAA
- the dtd gene encoding D-aminoacyl-tRNA deacylase, with protein sequence MKIVIQRVSKASVTINKQKVADIKNGLLVLLGIVNEDAQEDINWLVRKVANIRVFNDENGVMNKSLLESNGEAIVVSQFTLQASTKKGNRPSYIKAAKPDIAIPLYENFVKTLENELGKKVQTGEFGADMKVELLNDGPVTIIIDSKNKE encoded by the coding sequence ATGAAAATCGTAATTCAAAGAGTTTCAAAAGCAAGTGTAACTATTAACAAACAAAAAGTTGCAGACATTAAAAACGGACTTTTAGTGTTATTAGGAATTGTAAATGAAGATGCTCAAGAAGACATTAACTGGTTGGTAAGAAAAGTAGCAAATATTCGGGTTTTTAATGACGAAAATGGAGTCATGAACAAATCTTTATTAGAAAGTAATGGAGAAGCGATTGTTGTGAGTCAGTTTACGTTGCAAGCTTCCACCAAAAAAGGGAATAGACCCAGTTATATAAAAGCGGCAAAACCCGATATTGCGATTCCTTTATATGAGAATTTTGTTAAAACCTTGGAAAACGAATTGGGTAAAAAAGTACAAACTGGCGAATTTGGGGCAGATATGAAAGTCGAGTTATTAAACGATGGTCCAGTAACTATTATTATCGATTCTAAAAACAAAGAATAA
- the rsgA gene encoding ribosome small subunit-dependent GTPase A, which produces MTGIVYKSTGSWYQVKADSGEFYKCRIKGKFRIKDIKSTNPIAVGDKVMFDLESKNDEETGVIKKIIDRDNFIVRKSVNLSKQTHIIASNIDQVFLLITINNPPTFTTFIDRFLVSARAYRIDVILVFNKIDSYEIEERAEILYLKDIYEAIGYKCLEVSSTKNKNVDQVKEIMVGKTSMFIGHSGVGKTTLVNAIDKTLNLKTKEISDQHNQGKHTTTFAEMFDLSIETKNDAKIIDTPGIKGFGVVDIDKYELGDYFPEFFALKQDCKFNNCIHTKEPKCAVKEALEEEEVSWSRYKSYLQILEGEEESEHFRTDIWNEEDNE; this is translated from the coding sequence ATGACAGGAATCGTTTACAAATCTACAGGAAGTTGGTATCAAGTAAAAGCTGATAGTGGCGAATTTTACAAATGTAGAATCAAAGGAAAATTCAGGATAAAAGACATTAAAAGTACCAACCCAATTGCGGTTGGCGACAAAGTTATGTTCGATTTAGAATCGAAGAACGACGAAGAAACAGGAGTCATAAAAAAAATTATAGACAGAGATAATTTTATCGTTCGTAAATCTGTAAATCTTTCCAAGCAAACACATATAATTGCTTCGAATATCGACCAAGTTTTTTTGTTGATTACCATAAACAACCCACCAACATTTACCACCTTTATAGATCGTTTTTTAGTTTCAGCAAGAGCCTATAGAATCGATGTAATTTTAGTTTTCAATAAAATAGATTCCTACGAAATAGAAGAAAGAGCAGAAATTTTATATTTAAAAGATATTTATGAAGCCATTGGTTATAAATGCTTAGAGGTCTCATCTACTAAAAATAAAAACGTAGACCAAGTAAAAGAAATAATGGTAGGCAAAACCTCTATGTTTATTGGGCATTCAGGTGTTGGAAAAACAACTTTGGTAAATGCAATAGACAAAACGTTAAACTTAAAAACCAAAGAAATTTCCGACCAACACAATCAAGGAAAACATACCACAACTTTTGCAGAAATGTTCGATTTAAGTATTGAGACTAAAAACGATGCAAAAATTATAGACACACCAGGAATTAAAGGTTTTGGAGTGGTAGATATCGATAAATACGAATTAGGAGATTATTTTCCAGAGTTTTTTGCCTTAAAGCAAGACTGTAAATTTAATAACTGTATCCATACAAAAGAACCGAAATGTGCTGTAAAAGAAGCTTTAGAAGAAGAGGAGGTTTCTTGGTCTCGTTATAAAAGTTATTTGCAAATTTTAGAAGGCGAAGAAGAATCAGAGCATTTTAGAACCGATATTTGGAACGAAGAAGATAATGAGTAG
- a CDS encoding DUF3857 domain-containing protein, translated as MIKKSTLFFLFFLVSLFIYSQDIEYSSFSIPKKLTENANAVVKNTSIEITIEDIDEMTVYKREVVTVLNKLGNVDARIAEGYDNDTKIKDLSAIIYDASGKRIKKYKERDFLDVSAVGGGTLYSDSRVKYVNYIPISYPYTVVFESKYKTSSTGFIPWWFPVNGYYVSVENSSYKINNPNKIPWRYKKTNFKGFPIEAKESDTEIFYSIKNQPAYKYENSTVHYREILPKAVVSLNKFSLKGVAGQYTNWKEFGVWMNAKLLRGRTELEPATVAKVKRLVEGVEDPIEKAKIIYKYMQDKTRYISVQVGIGGWEPIAANQVDKVGYGDCKGLTNYTKALLDAVDVTSYYTVVYADEKRDIDKDFSSIQGNHVILNIPNKGNDIWLECTSQTMPFGFLGDFTDDRNVLVITPEGGVIKRTTVYKDEKNLQKTAGEITLKKDGSLTASFKRISEGLQYDDKFGYTGFTEQELYKNYKSKDWSYNNNLEIESVALTNNKDDIIFTEEIKASIKNYATVNNAEYLFRVNVFNRNTYVPKRYRKRKLPLKIYRGYKNEDIFKITLPKGYILGNLPPEKFINTKFGTYKVSITKINDTSFMYNRVLSIKEGVYPKEDYRAYRSFRRSIAKYEGLRIAITKKL; from the coding sequence ATGATAAAAAAATCAACCTTATTTTTTCTGTTTTTTTTGGTTAGTTTATTTATTTACTCACAAGATATAGAGTATAGTAGCTTTTCGATACCAAAAAAGTTAACAGAAAATGCAAACGCAGTTGTTAAAAATACTTCCATAGAAATTACTATTGAAGATATTGATGAAATGACCGTTTATAAAAGAGAAGTTGTAACCGTACTTAATAAATTAGGAAATGTAGATGCAAGAATTGCAGAGGGTTATGATAATGATACGAAGATAAAGGATTTATCTGCAATAATTTATGATGCTTCTGGAAAACGAATAAAAAAGTATAAAGAAAGAGACTTTTTAGATGTAAGTGCTGTAGGTGGAGGAACATTATATTCCGATTCTCGTGTTAAATATGTAAATTATATACCAATTTCGTATCCATATACAGTTGTTTTCGAGTCGAAATATAAAACGTCTTCAACAGGTTTTATTCCTTGGTGGTTTCCTGTAAATGGGTATTATGTTTCTGTGGAGAATAGTTCTTACAAAATTAACAATCCTAATAAAATTCCTTGGAGATACAAAAAAACAAACTTTAAAGGATTCCCTATCGAAGCAAAAGAATCTGATACAGAAATTTTCTATTCAATAAAAAACCAACCTGCTTACAAATACGAAAATTCTACAGTTCATTATAGGGAAATTCTACCCAAAGCTGTAGTAAGTTTAAATAAATTTTCCTTAAAAGGAGTTGCTGGGCAATACACAAACTGGAAAGAATTTGGTGTCTGGATGAATGCGAAATTACTTCGTGGAAGAACAGAATTAGAACCTGCTACTGTTGCAAAAGTAAAAAGATTAGTTGAAGGAGTTGAAGATCCTATAGAGAAAGCGAAAATTATTTATAAGTATATGCAAGATAAAACTCGCTATATAAGTGTTCAAGTGGGTATTGGAGGTTGGGAGCCAATAGCTGCAAATCAAGTAGATAAAGTGGGTTATGGCGATTGTAAAGGATTAACAAATTATACAAAAGCGTTACTAGATGCTGTGGATGTTACTTCTTATTATACCGTTGTTTATGCTGATGAAAAAAGAGATATCGATAAAGATTTCTCTTCTATTCAAGGAAACCACGTAATTTTAAATATACCAAATAAAGGAAATGATATTTGGTTAGAATGTACAAGTCAAACCATGCCTTTTGGGTTTTTAGGCGATTTTACAGACGATAGAAATGTATTGGTTATAACTCCAGAAGGTGGTGTTATAAAGAGAACAACTGTTTATAAAGACGAGAAAAATCTTCAAAAAACAGCAGGAGAAATTACGCTTAAAAAAGATGGTTCTTTAACAGCGAGTTTTAAAAGAATTTCGGAGGGTTTGCAGTACGACGATAAGTTTGGTTACACTGGTTTTACTGAACAAGAGCTTTATAAAAATTATAAATCTAAAGATTGGAGTTACAACAATAATTTAGAAATTGAATCTGTAGCACTTACGAATAATAAAGATGACATTATTTTTACAGAAGAAATAAAAGCTTCAATTAAGAATTATGCAACTGTAAATAATGCGGAATACCTTTTTAGAGTAAATGTTTTTAATAGAAATACGTATGTTCCAAAAAGATATCGAAAAAGAAAATTACCATTAAAAATATATCGCGGTTATAAAAATGAAGATATCTTTAAAATAACCTTACCTAAAGGCTATATTTTAGGAAATCTTCCTCCAGAAAAGTTCATAAACACAAAATTTGGTACTTACAAAGTTAGCATCACTAAAATTAACGATACTTCATTTATGTACAATAGAGTTCTTTCTATAAAAGAAGGAGTATATCCAAAGGAAGACTACAGGGCTTATAGAAGTTTTAGAAGAAGTATTGCTAAATACGAAGGCCTTAGAATTGCAATCACCAAAAAACTATAA